In Thermodesulforhabdus norvegica, a single window of DNA contains:
- a CDS encoding enoyl-CoA hydratase/isomerase family protein, translating into MHHYETIIVEKQPNKVTTVTLNRPEKLNTFNLTLAKELNEILWTLNDDAETRVIVIKGAGKAFCAGIDVSDFFGKSTTEYREWIDWMEKPLVTISRIAKPVIAQVHGVAAANGCGLVAACDLAIASDDARMGLTAINVGLNCVGPVVAVRRSLGRKRALEMLLFGELISSKDALDMGLINRVVPRESLDEETQQWAARLAEKSPLAVYVAKTGFYTAEDMDYYRAFDYMNEIFARLCSTEDAQEGVRAFLEKRKPEWKER; encoded by the coding sequence ATGCATCACTACGAAACAATAATTGTTGAAAAGCAACCCAACAAGGTCACCACCGTTACACTGAACCGGCCTGAAAAGCTGAACACCTTTAATCTCACTCTGGCGAAAGAGCTTAACGAGATTCTCTGGACCCTTAACGATGATGCCGAAACGAGGGTTATTGTGATTAAAGGAGCAGGCAAGGCTTTCTGTGCGGGAATTGATGTGAGCGATTTCTTCGGCAAATCGACCACGGAATACAGAGAATGGATAGACTGGATGGAAAAGCCCCTTGTGACCATAAGTCGCATAGCCAAACCGGTGATTGCCCAGGTGCACGGGGTGGCTGCAGCTAACGGATGCGGCCTTGTCGCCGCCTGTGATCTTGCAATAGCCAGCGACGACGCACGTATGGGACTCACGGCAATAAATGTAGGTCTGAATTGTGTAGGGCCGGTGGTTGCCGTAAGGCGATCTCTCGGAAGAAAACGGGCGCTGGAAATGCTTCTTTTTGGAGAACTCATATCCTCAAAAGATGCCCTCGATATGGGTCTGATAAACAGAGTTGTCCCCAGAGAATCTCTGGACGAAGAAACTCAACAATGGGCAGCACGACTCGCAGAAAAAAGCCCACTTGCAGTTTATGTTGCCAAGACCGGATTCTACACGGCGGAGGACATGGACTACTACAGGGCCTTCGACTACATGAACGAGATATTCGCCAGGCTTTGCTCCACAGAAGACGCTCAGGAAGGTGTGAGGGCCTTTCTGGAAAAGAGAAAACCCGAGTGGAAGGAACGATAG
- the selB gene encoding selenocysteine-specific translation elongation factor, with the protein MEGTIAQRTPSSVVSHLLKAGYSMKYVILGTAGHIDHGKTSLIRALTGIDTDRLKEEKERGITIELGFAHFNLPNGIKVGIVDVPGHEKFVHHMVSGATGMDMVALLVAADEGVMPQTREHLDICRLLNISRGLVVLTKIDLVDDPDWLELVKEDIREAVKGTFLEGSPIVPVSAKTGEGLQKLVKVISDIAVSVPERPSSGPFRLPVDRVFTMKGFGTVVTGTSNTGRLHVGDPLMVYPSRRLTRARSLQSHGEPVEEVGPGMRTAINLQGLEKSEVRRGDVVAPPDALIPTNLVDVELLLLPSAPRKLKHGDRVRFHTGTVEIIATVALLGTDQVKPGDSAYAQLILEEPTAVLAGDRFIVRSYSPVITIGGGSILNPLPKKHKRKARLRAAAELQSLASSTPSGRILWHIRSSDYKGLTYRELGVRTACFGERLHSLIDRLEKEGAIKIIDREKGLFIASENISSAKNICLEKIREYHARHPLKSGIPRELLYAEVSRALHLSTGVFAFIVDELVNSGDVILENDLVRLRGHSAVLTPEQEKIRAAIETTYLEAGLQPPYFRDIADKIPGTPEEKNAVCEWMINEGVLIRVKDELIFHRLAVENLKNQLISFLKDRGKISTGEFKELAGTSRKYAIPLLEYFDRTKVTLRIGDERQLRKNST; encoded by the coding sequence GTGGAAGGAACGATAGCGCAGAGAACTCCCAGCTCTGTCGTCTCACATCTACTGAAGGCGGGCTACTCAATGAAGTATGTGATTCTGGGTACTGCAGGTCACATCGATCACGGTAAAACATCTCTCATTAGAGCCCTTACCGGCATTGACACCGATCGTCTTAAGGAAGAAAAGGAAAGAGGCATAACCATCGAATTGGGCTTTGCCCACTTTAACCTCCCAAACGGTATTAAGGTTGGCATAGTTGATGTTCCCGGGCACGAGAAGTTCGTCCACCACATGGTATCCGGGGCGACCGGCATGGACATGGTCGCCCTTTTGGTTGCGGCTGATGAAGGGGTTATGCCGCAAACCAGAGAACATCTGGATATCTGCCGCCTGCTGAATATAAGCCGTGGACTCGTAGTGCTTACCAAGATCGATCTTGTCGATGATCCAGACTGGCTGGAACTGGTAAAGGAAGACATCCGTGAAGCGGTGAAAGGAACCTTTCTTGAAGGTTCACCAATAGTCCCCGTTTCTGCAAAAACGGGGGAAGGATTACAGAAACTGGTCAAGGTTATTTCCGACATTGCCGTTAGCGTTCCCGAACGACCGTCATCGGGGCCTTTCAGGCTTCCCGTTGATAGAGTCTTCACAATGAAGGGATTTGGAACCGTGGTAACGGGAACAAGCAATACGGGAAGGCTGCACGTCGGCGACCCTTTGATGGTTTATCCGTCCAGGAGGCTCACCAGGGCTCGAAGCCTTCAGTCCCACGGTGAGCCTGTAGAGGAAGTGGGACCGGGAATGCGGACGGCCATCAACCTGCAGGGTCTCGAGAAATCGGAAGTACGGCGAGGCGACGTCGTTGCACCGCCGGACGCTCTGATCCCGACTAACCTCGTTGACGTGGAGCTTTTACTTCTTCCTTCGGCACCCAGGAAACTCAAGCATGGCGACAGAGTTCGCTTTCACACGGGTACGGTAGAAATAATTGCAACGGTGGCTCTACTGGGAACTGATCAGGTTAAACCGGGAGACTCCGCTTATGCCCAGCTAATTCTGGAGGAACCAACGGCCGTGCTGGCCGGAGACAGATTTATCGTTCGTTCTTACTCTCCGGTTATAACCATCGGAGGCGGTTCCATACTGAACCCGTTACCCAAAAAGCACAAACGGAAAGCCAGGTTAAGAGCGGCGGCTGAATTGCAATCTCTTGCATCGAGCACGCCTTCCGGGCGGATTCTGTGGCACATAAGATCATCGGATTATAAAGGCCTTACATACCGGGAACTTGGAGTCCGAACTGCCTGTTTCGGCGAAAGGCTACACTCTCTTATAGACCGGTTGGAAAAAGAGGGTGCAATCAAGATAATCGATAGAGAAAAGGGCCTTTTTATCGCTTCCGAAAATATATCTTCGGCAAAGAATATATGCCTTGAAAAGATCAGGGAATATCACGCCCGTCATCCGCTCAAGTCCGGCATTCCCAGAGAACTCCTTTATGCCGAGGTAAGTAGGGCATTACACCTTTCCACCGGTGTTTTTGCCTTCATAGTCGATGAGCTGGTGAACTCAGGGGATGTAATATTGGAAAACGACTTGGTCAGATTGAGAGGGCATTCTGCTGTGCTCACTCCTGAGCAGGAGAAAATCAGAGCGGCGATTGAAACCACTTACCTTGAAGCAGGGCTTCAACCGCCTTACTTTCGGGACATAGCAGACAAAATTCCCGGGACTCCGGAAGAAAAAAATGCCGTTTGTGAATGGATGATAAACGAAGGGGTGCTGATACGTGTAAAAGATGAGCTCATTTTCCACAGATTGGCAGTGGAGAACCTGAAAAACCAGCTTATATCATTTTTGAAGGATCGAGGTAAAATCTCAACGGGTGAATTTAAAGAACTTGCGGGAACAAGCAGAAAATACGCCATACCGCTTCTAGAGTACTTCGACCGTACAAAGGTAACCCTGAGAATTGGGGACGAACGCCAGCTTAGAAAAAACAGCACTTAG
- a CDS encoding Dabb family protein produces MLKHLVFLKFRDNISESDIEKLESMLDRLPSVIPEIKGYLFGRDVVKSERSYDFALDSDFEDLDALKRYQQHPEHLKVLEHVKSICESILAVDFYYEG; encoded by the coding sequence ATGCTAAAACATCTGGTTTTTCTGAAGTTTCGTGATAATATTTCCGAATCTGATATAGAAAAGCTTGAAAGTATGCTTGATCGTCTGCCTTCTGTTATTCCCGAAATAAAGGGATACCTTTTCGGGCGAGATGTTGTTAAATCGGAACGATCTTATGATTTTGCCCTGGATTCTGATTTTGAAGATCTCGATGCGCTGAAGCGCTATCAGCAACATCCGGAACACCTGAAGGTTCTTGAACACGTAAAATCTATTTGTGAAAGCATATTGGCCGTGGATTTTTATTACGAGGGTTAA